In Corynebacterium endometrii, one DNA window encodes the following:
- the ykgO gene encoding type B 50S ribosomal protein L36, producing MKVRKSLRSLKKKPGAQVIRRHGKVFVINKKDPRFKARQG from the coding sequence ATGAAGGTCCGCAAGTCGCTTCGGTCGCTGAAGAAGAAGCCGGGCGCCCAGGTTATTCGCCGCCACGGCAAGGTCTTCGTGATCAACAAGAAGGATCCACGTTTCAAGGCTCGTCAGGGCTAA
- the nadE gene encoding ammonia-dependent NAD(+) synthetase, translating into MTSISPLQQQIIEEMGSKPSIDPAQEVESRIQFLVDYLQRTGAKGYVLGISGGQDSTLAGKLAQLACDRVEGAEFYAVRLPHGVQADEDDAQVALKFIQPDHSLNINIAPATAALDDEIAGAFGEADLGDFNRGNIKARLRMTAQYAVAGEKGLLVIGTDHAAENVTGFYTKWGDGAADLLPLAGLTKGQGKQLLVELGAPDSTWQKVPTADLEDDKPQLPDEVALGVTYEHIDAYLEGRDVPDAARKTIEDWYHRGKHKRMMPPGPREVERGLV; encoded by the coding sequence ATGACTTCTATTTCCCCGCTGCAGCAGCAGATTATCGAAGAAATGGGCTCCAAGCCCTCCATTGACCCGGCACAGGAGGTGGAATCTCGCATCCAGTTCCTCGTGGACTACCTGCAACGCACCGGCGCCAAGGGCTACGTCCTGGGAATTTCCGGCGGCCAGGACTCCACCCTGGCCGGCAAGCTGGCCCAGCTGGCCTGCGACCGCGTCGAGGGCGCCGAGTTCTACGCCGTGCGCCTGCCACACGGCGTCCAGGCCGATGAGGATGACGCGCAGGTGGCGCTGAAATTCATCCAGCCGGACCACAGCCTCAACATCAACATCGCCCCCGCCACCGCGGCGCTGGACGATGAGATAGCCGGCGCCTTCGGCGAGGCGGATCTGGGAGATTTTAACCGCGGCAATATCAAGGCCCGCCTGCGCATGACCGCGCAGTACGCCGTCGCGGGAGAGAAGGGGCTGTTAGTCATCGGCACGGATCACGCCGCGGAAAACGTCACCGGCTTCTACACCAAGTGGGGTGACGGCGCCGCCGATCTCCTCCCGTTGGCGGGGCTGACCAAGGGCCAGGGAAAGCAGCTGCTCGTTGAGCTGGGCGCCCCCGATTCCACCTGGCAAAAGGTCCCCACCGCGGACCTGGAGGATGACAAGCCGCAACTACCGGATGAGGTTGCACTAGGCGTTACCTATGAACACATTGACGCCTACCTCGAGGGCAGGGACGTGCCCGACGCTGCCCGCAAGACCATCGAGGATTGGTACCACCGCGGCAAGCACAAGCGCATGATGCCTCCCGGCCCGCGCGAGGTAGAGCGGGGACTGGTTTAA
- a CDS encoding fructosamine kinase family protein: protein MNKGKKPHHDARDTFTKRVREPDQAGAEAAGLRWLGENTHAVVEVVRVDGLELVTERIHEVMPTEWAAQEAGRQILVMHESGAEAFGCPPAGWAGKNYIGRVEQRCEPTDNWARFYVEQRVLPFARNANLHPQQLDLVERACAAIVANDGGKYGRVAPARIHGDLWAGNLLFSSDGPVMIDPAAHGGHPFTDLAMLALFGAPYLSHIVAGYGAPDDFFDWVPMHQLHPLAVHAMTHGPGYHADLARAAETTLKVLGES, encoded by the coding sequence ATGAATAAAGGTAAAAAGCCGCACCACGATGCCCGGGACACTTTCACCAAGCGCGTGCGCGAGCCGGATCAGGCGGGCGCCGAGGCCGCCGGGTTGCGGTGGCTGGGGGAGAACACCCACGCCGTGGTGGAGGTGGTTAGGGTAGACGGCCTTGAGCTGGTCACCGAGCGCATCCATGAGGTCATGCCCACCGAATGGGCCGCGCAGGAGGCCGGGCGCCAGATCCTTGTTATGCATGAGTCCGGGGCCGAGGCCTTTGGTTGCCCGCCGGCTGGATGGGCGGGGAAGAACTACATCGGCCGGGTTGAACAGCGGTGTGAGCCCACGGACAACTGGGCGCGCTTTTACGTTGAGCAGCGCGTCCTGCCCTTTGCCCGCAACGCTAACCTGCACCCGCAGCAGCTGGACCTGGTGGAGCGGGCGTGTGCCGCGATTGTGGCTAACGACGGCGGGAAGTACGGCCGGGTGGCGCCGGCCCGCATCCACGGCGATTTGTGGGCGGGCAACCTGCTCTTTAGCAGCGATGGCCCGGTCATGATCGACCCGGCGGCGCACGGTGGCCACCCGTTTACTGACTTGGCCATGCTGGCGTTGTTCGGTGCGCCGTACCTCTCCCACATAGTGGCCGGCTACGGCGCGCCTGATGACTTCTTCGATTGGGTGCCCATGCACCAGCTTCACCCGCTGGCGGTCCACGCCATGACGCACGGCCCCGGCTACCACGCGGACTTAGCCCGCGCCGCCGAGACCACCCTCAAGGTGCTCGGCGAATCCTAG
- a CDS encoding pyridoxamine 5'-phosphate oxidase family protein: MNGHDNHNEAINKMAKEESLERLATQELGRLVVRRKDDMDIFPVNYALDGESVYFRTAEGSKLFSVSLNHDVLFEVDHVEGDKAWSVVIKGEAEVLKSYQDIEKADELPLKPWLPTLKYNYVRINAREISGRYFNLGEEPERYQG, encoded by the coding sequence ATGAACGGGCATGACAATCACAACGAAGCAATCAATAAGATGGCCAAGGAGGAATCCTTGGAGCGCTTGGCCACCCAGGAGCTTGGCCGCCTTGTGGTCCGGCGCAAGGATGACATGGATATCTTCCCGGTCAACTACGCGCTGGACGGCGAATCCGTCTATTTCCGCACCGCGGAGGGGTCCAAGCTCTTTAGCGTTAGCCTCAACCACGATGTGCTCTTCGAGGTGGATCACGTTGAAGGCGACAAGGCGTGGTCCGTGGTCATCAAGGGCGAGGCCGAGGTGCTGAAGAGTTACCAGGATATCGAAAAGGCCGATGAGCTTCCCTTAAAGCCGTGGCTGCCCACGCTGAAGTACAACTACGTGCGCATCAACGCCAGGGAAATTTCCGGCCGCTACTTCAACCTCGGTGAGGAGCCAGAGCGCTACCAGGGCTGA